A stretch of Brassica napus cultivar Da-Ae chromosome C6, Da-Ae, whole genome shotgun sequence DNA encodes these proteins:
- the LOC106403109 gene encoding nicotinamide adenine dinucleotide transporter 2, mitochondrial-like isoform X2, with product MSEKSGSSAVDSKSSRDAICNAGAGAAAGQLSVLSHLYLDSWLILRTFSGAIAATFVCPLDVIKTRLQVHGLPETRRGSVIITSLGNILKKEGIRGMYRGLSPTIIALLPNWAVYFSVYGKLKDLLQSSDGKLSIGANMVAAAGAGASTSIATNPLWVVKTRLMTQGMRPDVVPYKSMLSAFSRICKEEGFRGLYSGVIPSLVGVSHVAIQFPVYEKIKQYMAKVGDTSVDKLSPGEVAVASSISKVVRSKLQEQGQVRKVKAKYSGVIDCAKKVFINEGVPGFYRGCATNLLRTTPSAVITFTSYEMIHRFLVQVVSPEKES from the exons ATGAGTGAAAAATCTGGGAGCTCTGCCGTTGATTCTAAAAGCAGTAGAGACGCCATCTGCAACGCCGGTGCCGGAGCCGCCGCTGGTCAGCTTTCGGTTTTATCTCATCTTTATCTCGATTCTTGGTTGATTTTGAGAACTTTCTCAGGCGCAATCGCTGCCACTTTTGTTTGCCCATTGGATGTGATCAAGACAAGGTTACAGGTTCATGGCCTTCCTGAAACTCGAAGAG GTAGTGTGATCATTACAAGCCTAGGGAATATACTAAAGAAAGAAGGTATTAGGGGAATGTATCGAGGCCTTTCACCAACCATCATAGCTCTCCTTCCCAATTGGGCT GTGTACTTCTCTGTTTATGGAAAGTTAAAGGATCTGCTCCAGTCAAGTG ATGGAAAGCTAAGTATTGGGGCGAACATGGTAGCTGCAGCTGGTGCTGGAGCTTCCACATCTATTGCGACTAATCCACTTTGGGTTGTGAAAACAAGATTAATg ACACAAGGAATGAGACCAGATGTTGTACCTTATAAAAGCATGTTGTCTGCATTTAGTAGGATTTGTAAGGAAGAAGGATTCCGAGGGTTATACAG TGGTGTTATACCTTCTTTGGTGGGAGTTAGTCATGTTGCGATCCAGTTTCCAGTATATGAAAAGATCAAGCAATACATGGCAAAAGTAG GTGATACAAGTGTGGACAAGTTAAGCCCTGGGGAAGTAGCGGTCGCCTCTtcaatatccaaa GTAGTTAGGTCAAAGCTTCAAGAGCAAGGGCAAGTAAGAAAGGTTAAGGCTAAGTATTCAGGAGTCATTGACTGCGCAAAGAAGGTGTTTATAAATGAAGGAGTTCCCGGGTTTTACCGAGGCTGTGCCACTAACCTACTGAGGACAACACCTTCTGCGGTTATTACATTTACAAGCTATGAGATGATCCATAGGTTTCTTGTACAAGTAGTCTCTCCAGAGAAGGAAAGTTAA
- the LOC106403109 gene encoding nicotinamide adenine dinucleotide transporter 2, mitochondrial-like isoform X4: MSEKSGSSAVDSKSSRDAICNAGAGAAAGQLSVLSHLYLDSWLILRTFSGAIAATFVCPLDVIKTRLQVHGLPETRRDGKLSIGANMVAAAGAGASTSIATNPLWVVKTRLMTQGMRPDVVPYKSMLSAFSRICKEEGFRGLYSGVIPSLVGVSHVAIQFPVYEKIKQYMAKVGDTSVDKLSPGEVAVASSISKVIASVSTYPHEVVRSKLQEQGQVRKVKAKYSGVIDCAKKVFINEGVPGFYRGCATNLLRTTPSAVITFTSYEMIHRFLVQVVSPEKES; encoded by the exons ATGAGTGAAAAATCTGGGAGCTCTGCCGTTGATTCTAAAAGCAGTAGAGACGCCATCTGCAACGCCGGTGCCGGAGCCGCCGCTGGTCAGCTTTCGGTTTTATCTCATCTTTATCTCGATTCTTGGTTGATTTTGAGAACTTTCTCAGGCGCAATCGCTGCCACTTTTGTTTGCCCATTGGATGTGATCAAGACAAGGTTACAGGTTCATGGCCTTCCTGAAACTCGAAGAG ATGGAAAGCTAAGTATTGGGGCGAACATGGTAGCTGCAGCTGGTGCTGGAGCTTCCACATCTATTGCGACTAATCCACTTTGGGTTGTGAAAACAAGATTAATg ACACAAGGAATGAGACCAGATGTTGTACCTTATAAAAGCATGTTGTCTGCATTTAGTAGGATTTGTAAGGAAGAAGGATTCCGAGGGTTATACAG TGGTGTTATACCTTCTTTGGTGGGAGTTAGTCATGTTGCGATCCAGTTTCCAGTATATGAAAAGATCAAGCAATACATGGCAAAAGTAG GTGATACAAGTGTGGACAAGTTAAGCCCTGGGGAAGTAGCGGTCGCCTCTtcaatatccaaagtaatcgcCTCTGTATCAACATACCCGCACGAG GTAGTTAGGTCAAAGCTTCAAGAGCAAGGGCAAGTAAGAAAGGTTAAGGCTAAGTATTCAGGAGTCATTGACTGCGCAAAGAAGGTGTTTATAAATGAAGGAGTTCCCGGGTTTTACCGAGGCTGTGCCACTAACCTACTGAGGACAACACCTTCTGCGGTTATTACATTTACAAGCTATGAGATGATCCATAGGTTTCTTGTACAAGTAGTCTCTCCAGAGAAGGAAAGTTAA
- the LOC106403109 gene encoding nicotinamide adenine dinucleotide transporter 2, mitochondrial-like isoform X1, whose amino-acid sequence MSEKSGSSAVDSKSSRDAICNAGAGAAAGQLSVLSHLYLDSWLILRTFSGAIAATFVCPLDVIKTRLQVHGLPETRRGSVIITSLGNILKKEGIRGMYRGLSPTIIALLPNWAVYFSVYGKLKDLLQSSDGKLSIGANMVAAAGAGASTSIATNPLWVVKTRLMTQGMRPDVVPYKSMLSAFSRICKEEGFRGLYSGVIPSLVGVSHVAIQFPVYEKIKQYMAKVGDTSVDKLSPGEVAVASSISKVIASVSTYPHEVVRSKLQEQGQVRKVKAKYSGVIDCAKKVFINEGVPGFYRGCATNLLRTTPSAVITFTSYEMIHRFLVQVVSPEKES is encoded by the exons ATGAGTGAAAAATCTGGGAGCTCTGCCGTTGATTCTAAAAGCAGTAGAGACGCCATCTGCAACGCCGGTGCCGGAGCCGCCGCTGGTCAGCTTTCGGTTTTATCTCATCTTTATCTCGATTCTTGGTTGATTTTGAGAACTTTCTCAGGCGCAATCGCTGCCACTTTTGTTTGCCCATTGGATGTGATCAAGACAAGGTTACAGGTTCATGGCCTTCCTGAAACTCGAAGAG GTAGTGTGATCATTACAAGCCTAGGGAATATACTAAAGAAAGAAGGTATTAGGGGAATGTATCGAGGCCTTTCACCAACCATCATAGCTCTCCTTCCCAATTGGGCT GTGTACTTCTCTGTTTATGGAAAGTTAAAGGATCTGCTCCAGTCAAGTG ATGGAAAGCTAAGTATTGGGGCGAACATGGTAGCTGCAGCTGGTGCTGGAGCTTCCACATCTATTGCGACTAATCCACTTTGGGTTGTGAAAACAAGATTAATg ACACAAGGAATGAGACCAGATGTTGTACCTTATAAAAGCATGTTGTCTGCATTTAGTAGGATTTGTAAGGAAGAAGGATTCCGAGGGTTATACAG TGGTGTTATACCTTCTTTGGTGGGAGTTAGTCATGTTGCGATCCAGTTTCCAGTATATGAAAAGATCAAGCAATACATGGCAAAAGTAG GTGATACAAGTGTGGACAAGTTAAGCCCTGGGGAAGTAGCGGTCGCCTCTtcaatatccaaagtaatcgcCTCTGTATCAACATACCCGCACGAG GTAGTTAGGTCAAAGCTTCAAGAGCAAGGGCAAGTAAGAAAGGTTAAGGCTAAGTATTCAGGAGTCATTGACTGCGCAAAGAAGGTGTTTATAAATGAAGGAGTTCCCGGGTTTTACCGAGGCTGTGCCACTAACCTACTGAGGACAACACCTTCTGCGGTTATTACATTTACAAGCTATGAGATGATCCATAGGTTTCTTGTACAAGTAGTCTCTCCAGAGAAGGAAAGTTAA
- the BNAC06G30020D gene encoding uncharacterized protein BNAC06G30020D, giving the protein MATLQRFKFLATQCGVEQSPTRSPSPSTSPLVQFRRKKTTLKMLLSLRSPSRREQPVIHQATDKDVAGRKLKDLFVSSSPLEEEEEEEERPKGKTKEEVLAAMAAIKLNASASSQLESAVWFGFSKRLLKRAWRPTLGTITE; this is encoded by the coding sequence ATGGCGACGCTCCAGAGATTCAAGTTCCTAGCGACGCAGTGTGGAGTTGAACAGAGCCCCACACGAAGTCCAAGCCCTAGTACAAGTCCTTTGGTACAGTTTCGTCGCAAGAAGACAACCCTAAAGATGCTTCTGAGTCTTAGATCGCCTAGCCGCCGGGAGCAGCCAGTGATTCATCAGGCTACTGACAAGGACGTGGCTGGACGCAAACTGAAAGACTTATTCGTCTCTTCGTCTCCtctagaggaggaagaagaagaagaggagagacCGAAGGGGAAGACAAAAGAAGAAGTTCTTGCAGCCATGGCAGCTATTAAACTAAACGCATCTGCTAGTTCACAGTTGGAGTCAGCGGTTTGGTTCGGATTCAGCAAGAGGCTCCTCAAGCGAGCTTGGCGTCCTACGCTTGGTACCATTACTGAGTAA
- the LOC106403109 gene encoding nicotinamide adenine dinucleotide transporter 2, mitochondrial-like isoform X3 yields MSEKSGSSAVDSKSSRDAICNAGAGAAAGAIAATFVCPLDVIKTRLQVHGLPETRRGSVIITSLGNILKKEGIRGMYRGLSPTIIALLPNWAVYFSVYGKLKDLLQSSDGKLSIGANMVAAAGAGASTSIATNPLWVVKTRLMTQGMRPDVVPYKSMLSAFSRICKEEGFRGLYSGVIPSLVGVSHVAIQFPVYEKIKQYMAKVGDTSVDKLSPGEVAVASSISKVIASVSTYPHEVVRSKLQEQGQVRKVKAKYSGVIDCAKKVFINEGVPGFYRGCATNLLRTTPSAVITFTSYEMIHRFLVQVVSPEKES; encoded by the exons ATGAGTGAAAAATCTGGGAGCTCTGCCGTTGATTCTAAAAGCAGTAGAGACGCCATCTGCAACGCCGGTGCCGGAGCCGCCGCTG GCGCAATCGCTGCCACTTTTGTTTGCCCATTGGATGTGATCAAGACAAGGTTACAGGTTCATGGCCTTCCTGAAACTCGAAGAG GTAGTGTGATCATTACAAGCCTAGGGAATATACTAAAGAAAGAAGGTATTAGGGGAATGTATCGAGGCCTTTCACCAACCATCATAGCTCTCCTTCCCAATTGGGCT GTGTACTTCTCTGTTTATGGAAAGTTAAAGGATCTGCTCCAGTCAAGTG ATGGAAAGCTAAGTATTGGGGCGAACATGGTAGCTGCAGCTGGTGCTGGAGCTTCCACATCTATTGCGACTAATCCACTTTGGGTTGTGAAAACAAGATTAATg ACACAAGGAATGAGACCAGATGTTGTACCTTATAAAAGCATGTTGTCTGCATTTAGTAGGATTTGTAAGGAAGAAGGATTCCGAGGGTTATACAG TGGTGTTATACCTTCTTTGGTGGGAGTTAGTCATGTTGCGATCCAGTTTCCAGTATATGAAAAGATCAAGCAATACATGGCAAAAGTAG GTGATACAAGTGTGGACAAGTTAAGCCCTGGGGAAGTAGCGGTCGCCTCTtcaatatccaaagtaatcgcCTCTGTATCAACATACCCGCACGAG GTAGTTAGGTCAAAGCTTCAAGAGCAAGGGCAAGTAAGAAAGGTTAAGGCTAAGTATTCAGGAGTCATTGACTGCGCAAAGAAGGTGTTTATAAATGAAGGAGTTCCCGGGTTTTACCGAGGCTGTGCCACTAACCTACTGAGGACAACACCTTCTGCGGTTATTACATTTACAAGCTATGAGATGATCCATAGGTTTCTTGTACAAGTAGTCTCTCCAGAGAAGGAAAGTTAA
- the LOC106403433 gene encoding putative two-component response regulator-like APRR6, which produces MAKEIAFDVTGNKISNSNGDTFILLIDHEIASISPLTSMLQQLSHKVISVNVASEAVSMLKKQMDIVLVIANTEMPHIDSHSFYTSLLTRDIPLILISPEGKKAKPSNSLEKRACYLLEKPISEKDINNMLQHVLSNKSQKLTKISIPKSGGGNKEERINQMKAFRENLKRQCPSSFLGKPLLKKSAYQERRNIANVERKNKTVYPVEFENKRNEGNNIDSNTGIRNNFWTYEHQMKFFSAGSNLGEKGTIFISFYSHPKSLLGIINDRTSKNEYPFTLSNIAKNFFADKNRIKERDTMALKFYQGTKMDLSRTSWFGNIPNSSSMEADRVPAATSNIPPCNISPTDTVSHTNLVSTSLNDNNLLGHSGLPSSVGASNSGNATRLETNIEDISQFQQDACYDIPIEDLISFDTDVHEMDMQHVLGNNGSSEVNILPNTHVGHED; this is translated from the exons ATGGCCAAAGAAATTGCTTTTGATGTTACCGGAAACAAAATCTCTAATTCCAATGGTGATACTTTCATTCTGCTAATCGATCATGAAATTGCATCGATCTCTCCTCTCACTTCAATGCTTCAACAACTTTCCCACAAGG TGATAAGTGTCAATGTGGCAAGTGAGGCTGTATCGATGCTCAAAAAACAGATGGATATCGTACTTGTCATCGCCAACACTGAAATGCCGCATATAGATTCACATTCCTTCTACACTTCTTTGCTGACCAGAGACATTCCTTTAATAT TGATCAGTCCAGAGGGAAAGAAAGCTAAACCATCAAACTCTTTGGAAAAAAGAGCGTGTTATCTCCTAGAGAAGCCTATTTCTGAAAAAGATATCAACAACATGTTGCAGCATGTCTTATCTAATAAGAGCcaaaagttaacaaaaatcagCATACCTAAAAGTGGAGGGGGCAATAAGGAGGAACGTATAAATCAGATGAAAGCTTTCAGAGAAAACCTTAAGAGACAGTGTCCATCATCTTTTCTAGGAAAACCATTGTTGAAAAAATCAGCGTACCAAGAAAGAAGAAATATAGCAAATGTtgaaaggaaaaacaaaacTGTGTATCCTGTTGAGTTTGAAAATAAGAGAAATGAAGGAAATAATATAGATAGTAACACAGGAATACGCAACAATTTCTGGACTTATGAGCATCAGATGAAGTTCTTTTCTGCTGGCTCTAACTTGGGTGAAAAAGGTacgatttttatttcatttt ATTCTCATCCAAAATCCTTATTGGGGATTATTAATGATCGAACATCGAAGAATGAATATCCTTTCACATTATCCAACATAGCAAAGAATTTCTTTGCAG ATAAGAACCGGATTAAGGAGAGGGATACAATGGCGCTAAAGTTTTATCAAGGAACAAAAATGGACTTAAGCCGTACCTCTTGGTTTGGTAATATACCAAACAGTTCATCCATGGAAGCAGATCGTGTACCTGCGGCCACAAGTAACATCCCACCTTGCAACATTTCTCCCACTGATACTGTTAGCCATACCAATCTGGTTTCAACTAGCTTAAACGATAACAATTTACTTGGCCATTCTGGTTTGCCATCAAGCGTTGGTGCATCTAACTCAG GTAATGCGACTCGTCTTGAAACCAACATAGAAGATATAAGCCAATTTCAACAAGATGCATGTTATGATATTCCGATTGAAGATTTGATTTCTTTTGACACTGACGTTCATGAGATGGACATGCAGCATGTGTTAGGAAATAATGGTTCTTCTGAGGTGAATATTTTGCCCAACACTCATGTCGGCCATGAGGATTGA